In Vanessa cardui chromosome 28, ilVanCard2.1, whole genome shotgun sequence, one genomic interval encodes:
- the LOC124541514 gene encoding uncharacterized protein LOC124541514 → MIVDGGWSNGSSLHPQLRDSHLVKRFVIASVMLKLVAIVSLMLIATWSQAECRRYKREAASSRDTDTGSSLWAASISCDSCGSECASACGTRHFRSCCFNYLRKKRGPDSLKFLPHNFHDWYDNSMKPRSFAMDEIPDIWSVMPGEFKSYPYDDMFENRLQAYET, encoded by the exons ATGATAGTAGATG GGGGTTGGTCCAATGGATCGTCACTTCATCCTCAACTGCGGGACAGCCATCTTGTGAAGCGTTTCGTTATTGCTTCAGTCATGCTGAAGTTGGTTGCAATTGTATCCTTAATGCTAATCg CGACATGGTCGCAGGCTGAATGTAGGCGTTATAAAAGAGAAGCCGCCTCGTCCAGAGACACCGACACAG GCAGTTCGCTATGGGCTGCGAGCATTTCCTGTGATTCTTGTGGAAGCGAATGTGCGTCTGCGTGTGGAACCCGACATTTCCGGTCCTGCTGCTTCAACTACCTGAGGAAGAAGCGAGGACCTGACTCCCTTAAG TTCCTGCCGCATAATTTCCACGACTGGTATGATAACAGCATGAAACCAAGGTCGTTCGCCATGGATGAAATCCCTGACATATGGAGCGTGATGCCAGGGGAATTTAAGTCGTATCCCTATGACGACATGTTTGAAAATAGACTGCAAGCATACGAAACATAA
- the LOC124541666 gene encoding cardioactive peptide, translating to MSVCRVSLMLLIALCALDCCLTATIPRSYDPRLSDDVILTAKKRPFCNAFTGCGRKRSQTIPGMPVQELYRQRQFGDDDVMAPMDSEANAIDELSHQILNEARLFEAIQEASAEIARRKQKELFN from the exons ATGTCAGTCTGCCGCGTTTCGTTAATGCTCTTAATCGCATTATGCGCCTTGGATTGCTGTCTTACAGCCACA ATCCCCAGATCTTACGACCCACGGCTCAGTGATGACGTCATCCTGACAGCAAAGAAGAGGCCGTTCTGCAATGCTTTCACTG GCTGTGGACGCAAGCGCTCTCAGACCATCCCTGGAATGCCAGTCCAGGAGTTATACAGGCAACGTCAg TTCGGAGATGATGACGTGATGGCGCCCATGGATTCTGAAGCTAATGCCATCGACGAACTCTCCCATCAGATATTAAACGAGGCTAGATTATTCGAAGCTATCCAGGAAGCCAGTGCCGAAATCGCGAGACGGAAACAAAAAGAACTCTTCAACTAA